A DNA window from Paenibacillus sp. HWE-109 contains the following coding sequences:
- a CDS encoding STAS domain-containing protein has product MCYEIKNNEQQIDVILTGFIGVKEATSIRQILFPLIQQEFHSLTFHLGAVTEMDSSGLGLLLAVQKIATDHNASVSFRDVNEQLKERLYMAGIKL; this is encoded by the coding sequence ATGTGCTACGAAATCAAGAATAACGAGCAACAAATAGACGTCATTTTAACCGGATTTATCGGCGTAAAAGAAGCAACCTCCATCAGGCAAATATTGTTTCCGCTCATTCAACAAGAATTTCACAGTCTCACTTTCCATCTGGGGGCAGTTACGGAAATGGACAGTTCTGGACTCGGTCTATTACTGGCCGTGCAGAAGATCGCAACAGATCACAACGCCAGCGTTTCGTTTAGAGATGTAAATGAACAACTAAAAGAACGTTTATACATGGCGGGTATAAAGCTGTAA